One segment of Hemibagrus wyckioides isolate EC202008001 linkage group LG05, SWU_Hwy_1.0, whole genome shotgun sequence DNA contains the following:
- the slc35d2 gene encoding UDP-N-acetylglucosamine/UDP-glucose/GDP-mannose transporter, whose product MSKRSSFFTSSVSPSINPVPSDGQFVKLFSAAFYAVSSFLIVVVNKTVLTTYRFPSYAFLGIGQMACTIIILYLAKMCKAVSFQDFDKSLHRKIFPLPLLYVGNHITGLGSTKKLSLPMFTVLRKFTILLTMIMEAKILRKSISPQMACSVVAIVFGALIAASSDLAFEAEGYAFVLLNDVFTAANGVYTKQKVGIEGLGKYGVLFYNAFIIIIPTILASAYTGDLGKAIAFKGWVSLGFIFYFVLSCVMGFILMYSIVLCSHHNSALTTTVIGAIKNVAVAYIGMFVGGDYAFSWPNFVGLNICISGGLVYSYLTFHSTSTSSPHTANQEEEELKHVAEEPSNVSEKRPF is encoded by the exons ATGTCAAAAAGAAGCTCCTTTTTTACCTCTTCTGTTTCTCCGTCAATTAATCCTGTTCCAAGTGACGGGCAGTTTGTGAAGCTGTTTTCCGCTGCTTTCTACGCAGTCAGCTCTTTTCTTATAGTGGTGGTCAACAAGACGGTTTTAACAACCTATAG ATTTCCCTCGTACGCATTCCTTGGAATTGGACAG ATGGCTTGCACAATTATCATTCTTTATTTAGCCAAAATGTGCAAAGCTGTATCTTTTCAGGATTTTGACAAGAGCTTGCACAGAAAG ATTTTTCCCTTGCCATTACTCTATGTCGGCAATCACATAACGGGTCTCGGAAGCACAAAGAAATTAAG CTTACCCATGTTTACTGTGCTCCGAAAATTCACTATTCTACTGACAATGATTATGGAAGCAAAAATATTGAG AAAATCCATTTCACCTCAGATGGCATGCAGTGTGGTGGCCATTGTGTTTGGCGCACTGATTGCTGCAAG TTCTGACCTGGCCTTTGAAGCAGAGGGATATGCTTTCGTTCTGCTTAATGATGTCTTCACAGCTGCTAATGGCGTGTACACAAAACAGAAAGTAGGAATAGAG GGCCTGGGCAAGTATGGAGTTTTGTTCTACAATGCATTTATCATCATAATTCCCACTATTTTAGCAAGTGCCTACACTGGAGATTTAGGGAag gcCATTGCCTTTAAAGGATGGGTATCTCTAgggttcattttttattttgttttgtcttgtgttATGGG atttattttgATGTACTCCATTGTTCTATGCAGTCATCACAAcagtgccttaaccactacAGTTATTGGTGCCATTAAG AATGTTGCCGTAGCTTACATTGGTATGTTCGTTGGAGGAGACTATGCATTTTCCTGGCCAAACTTTGTGGGGCTGAACATATG TATATCTGGTGGCCTGGTCTACTCATACCTGACATTTCATAGCACCAGCACCTCCTCACCTCACACAGCAAATCAAGAGGAAGAGGAACTTAAACATGTCGCTGAGGAGCCCAGTAATGTCTCTGAGAAAAGACCATTCTAA
- the znf367 gene encoding zinc finger protein 367, which produces MTDAKHPHVIFCNDSPKRVLVSVIKTTPIKPKAMESVMPTSPGFSDFMVYPWRWGENAHNVTLSPGSGTGAASPPRNSAAAAETDIGSCTDHMKDGIRRGRPRAETVRELISEGENSTSRIRCNVCNRVFPREKSLQAHKRTHTGERPYLCDYPDCGKAFVQSGQLKTHQRLHTGEKPFVCSEKGCGSRFTHANRHCPKHPYARLKREEASGEPGKSQGADNKAVAEWLTKYWQMREQRTPVPSKGKTLNKATVEDQEQQDPMDFLPSDEAEEEEQDEGKSAGGGGGAARRRLQEQRERLHGALALIELANNLSP; this is translated from the exons aTGACAGACGCCAAGCACCCTCATGTGATTTTTTGCAACGATTCACCTAAAAGAGTCCTGGTTTCTGTGATCAAGACAACTCCAATCAAGCCGAAAGCCATGGAGTCTGTGATGCCCACTAGTCCCGGGTTCAGTGATTTTATGGTGTATCCGTGGAGATGGGGAGAAAATGCACACAATGTAACCCTGAGCCCCGGATCCGGCACTGGAGCCGCCTCTCCCCCGAGAAacagtgctgctgctgcagaaACGGACATTGGGTCCTGCACTGACCACATGAAG GATGGGATCCGCCGTGGCCGCCCACGTGCTGAGACTGTGCGCGAGCTCATCAGTGAGGGTGAGAACTCCACTAGCCGTATCCGCTGCAACGTCTGCAACCGTGTTTTCCCCCGAGAGAAATCACTGCAGGcgcacaaacgcacacacacgg GTGAAAGGCCGTACCTGTGTGACTATCCAGACTGTGGGAAGGCTTTCGTCCAAAGCGGCCAGCTGAAAACCCACCAGCGACTCCACACCGGGGAAAAGCCCTTTGTTTGCTCAGAGAAAG GTTGTGGTAGTCGTTTCACTCATGCTAACCGACACTGCCCTAAGCACCCAtatgccaggctgaagagaGAAGAGGCGAGTGGCGAGCCTGGAAAATCACAAGGGGCTGACAACAAGGCTGTCGCCGAGTGGTTAACAAA GTATTGGCAGATGCGTGAGCAGCGAACCCCAGTACCAAGTAAAGGAAAAACCCTAAATAAGGCAACAGTGGAGGATCAGGAGCAGCAGGACCCCATGGACTTCCTGCCGTCTGATGAAGCTGAAGAGGAAGAGCAGGATGAGGGGAAGAgcgcaggaggaggaggaggagctgctCGGCGACGCCTTCAGGAGCAGAGAGAGCGGCTCCATGGAGCACTGGCTCTTATTGAGctagccaacaacctgtctccaTAA